One part of the Ochotona princeps isolate mOchPri1 chromosome 3, mOchPri1.hap1, whole genome shotgun sequence genome encodes these proteins:
- the LOC101517030 gene encoding arylacetamide deacetylase-like 2, with the protein MGYKSVWFGLCCILFAYYIYTPLPEAIEEPWKVMVVDAGIKLTSMTAILFENIGLMKYEELFLMLITLDYTEAISDENVTVTDTTFGGISVRLYLPKNKSERQKPAVIYVHGGAFVLGSCKQTAYDSLNRWTANKLGAVVVGVDYRSPPRYQFPVSLEDVVSVVKFFLKDDIVVKYGVDPTRVCITGDSSGGSLAAKATQLLQNDPDFKIKIKAQALIYPCLQVFDTSTPSHQDNEQGPILSRDLAIRLAHLYLANDKALHQAMSVNQHMPQESRHLFKYVNWSILLPDKFKKNHVYTEPIFRRLNPSYPELMDSKLSPLVANDSELQNLPLTYIATCQYDILRDDGLLYVTRLQNLGVQVTHDHLEDGFHGALSLMTSPVYLRLGMKIKDKYISWLEKNL; encoded by the exons ATGGGGTACAAAAGTGTGTGGTTTGGACTGTGTTGTATTCTCTTTGCTTACTATATTTATACTCCCTTACCAGAAGCCATTGAAGAACCTTGGAAAGTAATGGTCGTGGATGCTGGTATAAAACTCACTTCAATGACG GCAATCTTGTTTGAAAACATAGGTCTTATGAAATATGAAGAATTATTTCTTATGTTAATAACACTGGACTATACAGAAGCAATATCAGATGAAAATGTTACAGTGACTGACACGACATTTGGTGGCATTTCAGTCCGTTTGTACTTGCCAAAGAACAAGTCAGAAAGACAGAAACCAGCTGTAATTTATGTTCACGGTGGTGCCTTTGTCTTAGGAAGTTGTA agcAGACGGCATACGACTCCTTGAATAGATGGACGGCAAACAAACTTGGTGCTGTGGTTGTTGGAGTGGA CTACAGATCACCTCCTCGGTATCAATTTCCAGTTTCCCTTGAAGATGTGGTTTCTGTGGTCAAGTTCTTTCTAAAAGATGATATTGTCGTAAAATATGGAGTGGATCCCACTCGAGTCTGCATAACAGGAGATAGTTCCGGGGGTTCGCTAGCAGCGAAAGCAACACAACTG cTACAAAATGATccagatttcaaaattaaaatcaaagcACAAGCTTTAATTTACCCTTGCTTACAAGTATTTGATACTTCAACACCCTCTCACCAAGACAATGAACAGGGTCCAATTCTGTCAAGGGATTTGGCAATTAGATTGGCACACCTATATTTGGCCAATGATAAAGCACTGCATCAGGCAATGAGCGTAAACCAACACATGCCTCAGGAATCGAGACATCTATTCAAGTATGTCAACTGGAGTATTCTTCTTCCTGATAAGTTTAAAAAGAATCATGTTTATACTGAACCAATTTTTCGAAGACTGAACCCTTCTTATCCAGAACTTATGGATAGTAAATTGTCACCCTTGGTAGCCAATGATTCTGAGTTGCAAAATTTGCCATTAACATATATTGCCACCTGTCAATATGATATCCTTAGAGATGATGGACTTCTATACGTCACACGACTTCAAAACCTTGGCGTTCAAGTTACTCATGACCATTTGGAGGATGGATTTCATGGGGCTCTATCACTTATGACATCCCCAGTATATTTACGTCTTGggatgaaaataaaagataaatatattagttggttagaaaaaaatctgtga